A genomic segment from Drosophila willistoni isolate 14030-0811.24 chromosome 2L unlocalized genomic scaffold, UCI_dwil_1.1 Seg168, whole genome shotgun sequence encodes:
- the LOC6641013 gene encoding DNA ligase 1 isoform X1 has protein sequence MQKSITSFFKPKTEGAEVPVTPKKEKSAPKIITKEESPPEAKKPKIKSEDEEDTENIKMETSQDETKVQPKTEPKSPAAKKVTPMQLNSAAPVSQEEEENYDPSMETYHPLKHAYWKAKGVTPYLALARTFQVIEETKGRLKMIDTLSNFFCSVMLVSPEDLLPSVYLSINQLAPAYEGLELGVADTTLMKAICKATGRNLAHIKSQTHLTGDLGIVAEQSRVSQRMMFRPAPLNLRGVFQKLKEVAKISGQSKMTLVYDVFVACRLSEARFFIRSLIGKLRIGIAEQSLLTALALALVKKNHHEECKLNKVGDVYKDEIAETTLLLKTTYCQCPNYDIIIPAILKYDIKELSTRCPMHPGMPLRPMLAQPTKGVHEVLERFGGMHITCEWKYDGERAQIHCNEQGEISIFSRNSENNTAKYPDLIARSKNFIKKPVETYIIDSEIVAWDVERKQILPFQVLSTRKRKNVDIDEIKVQVCVYIFDLLYINGMALVTKPLSERRKLLLEHFQEVEGEWKFATALNTNDMDEVQQFLEESVKGNCEGLMVKTLDEEATYEIAKRSRNWLKLKKDYLSNVGDSLDLVVLGGYRGKGRRTGTFGGFLLACYDAENEEYQSICKIGTGFTDEDLKVHSESLGKSVISGPKSYYRYDSSLEPDAWFEPVQVWEVKCADLSLSPIHRAAIGIVDNERGISLRFPRFIRIRDDKSSENATDAQQVANMYQSQDQVKNNQKICTQMDMESEFY, from the exons ATGCAGAAGTCGATAAC ATCGTTTTTTAAGCCAAAAACCGAAGGCGCTGAAGTGCCGGTGACaccaaagaaagaaaagtcTGCACCCAA AATAATTACGAAAGAAGAGTCTCCACCGGAAGCAAAGAAGCCAAAAATTAAAAGCGAAGATGAAGAGGACACTGAGAATATCAAGATGGAAACCAGCCAAGACGAGACGAAAGTTCAGCCAAAAACAGAACCGAAATCTCCTGCTGCAAAAAAGGTGACACCAATGCAGTTGAACTCCGCAGCACCAGTTAGCCAGGAGGAGGAAGAAAATTATGACCCCTCAATGGAAACCTATCATCCGCTAAAACATGCCTACTGGAAAGCCAAAGGAGT GACACCGTATTTGGCCTTAGCTCGGACATTTCAGGTTATAGAAGAAACTAAGGGGCGCCTAAAGATGATCGATACCCTTAGCAACTTTTTCTGTTCCGTAATGTTGGTCAGCCCGGAGGATCTCTTGCCCAGCGTTTACCTTAGTATTAACCAATTGGCTCCCGCCTATGAAGGTCTTGAACTGGGCGTAGCAGATACCACATTAATGAAGGCCATATGCAAAGCGACTGGTCGCAATTTGGCACACATTAAATCTCAGACCCACTTGACCGGCGATCTGGGCATAGTGGCTGAACAATCTCGAGTTTCCCAGCGTATGATGTTCAGACCAGCACCTCTGAATCTACGTGGTGTATTCCAAAAGCTCAAGGAGGTTGCGAAGATATCGGGCCAGTCCAAAATGACTCTTGTCTATGATGTATTCGTTGCCTGTCGCCTATCGGaggctcgcttttttattcgTTCGCTAATTGGCAAGTTGCGCATAGGCATTGCAGAGCAGAGTCTTCTAACAGCTCTAGCACTTGCTCTGGTTAAAAAGAACCACCACGAAGAATGCAAACTCAACAAAGTTGGCGATGTGTACAAAGATGAAATAGCTGAGACAACATTGTTGCTGAAAACCACTTATTG TCAATGCCCAAACTATGATATCATCATTCCTGCAATTTTAAAGTACGACATAAAGGAGCTTAGCACCCGTTGTCCCATGCACCCAGGAATGCCACTAAGGCCGATGTTGGCGCAACCAACGAAGGGTGTTCATGAAGTTTTGGAACGTTTTGGTGGAATGCACATTACTTGCGAGTGGAAATACGATGGTGAACGAGCACAGATTCATTGCAATGAGCAGGGAGAGATTAGCATTTTCTCACGCAATTCCGAGAATAATACGGCAAAATATCCAGATTTGATTGCCAGAAGTAAAAACTTTATCAAAAAGCCGGTGGAAACCTATATTATTGATAGTGAAATTGTTGCCTGGGATGTGGAAAGAAAACAGATTTTACCTTTTCAAGTGCTTAGCacaagaaagagaaagaatgTGGATATCGACGAGATAAAGGTTCAAgtctgtgtatatatatttgatttacTTTATATCAACGGCATGGCCCTGGTGACGAAGCCGTTGTCCGAGCGTCGAAAGCTTCTGTTGGAGCATTTCCAGGAGGTCGAGGGTGAATGGAAATTCGCCACTGCTTTGAACACAAATGACATGGATGAGGTGCAACAGTTTCTGGAGGAGTCAGTCAAAGGCAATTGTGAAGGACTCATGGTGAAGACTTTGGATGAAGAGGCGACATATGAAATTGCCAAAAGATCAAGAAATTGGTTAAAACTAAAGAAAGATTATCTTTCCAATGTGGGCGACTCATTGGATCTTGTAGTATTGGGTGGCTATAGAGGCAAAGGACGTCGAACTGGTACTTTTGGCGGCTTTTTGCTTGCTTGCTACGATGCTGAGAATGAGGAATATCAAAGTATCTGCAAAATTGGAACAG GTTTCACAGATGAAGACTTAAAAGTCCATTCGGAATCGTTGGGAAAATCTGTCATTAGTGGTCCCAAATCTTATTACAGATACGATTCCAGTCTTGAACCGGATGCATGGTTTGAACCAGTCCAGGTGTGGGAGGTAAAATGTGCTGATCTTTCGCTTAGTCCGATTCATCGTGCTGCCATTGGCATTGTCGACAATGAACGTGGCATATCCTTGCGATTCCCTCGATTCATACGTATACGCGATGATAAGAGCAGCGAGAATGCCACAGATGCTCAACAGGTGGCCAATATGTACCAGTCACAGGATCAGGttaaaaacaatcaaaaaatatgcacccaaatggatatggaGAGTGAGTTCTACTGA
- the LOC6641013 gene encoding DNA ligase 1 isoform X2 yields MQKSITSFFKPKTEGAEVPVTPKKEKIITKEESPPEAKKPKIKSEDEEDTENIKMETSQDETKVQPKTEPKSPAAKKVTPMQLNSAAPVSQEEEENYDPSMETYHPLKHAYWKAKGVTPYLALARTFQVIEETKGRLKMIDTLSNFFCSVMLVSPEDLLPSVYLSINQLAPAYEGLELGVADTTLMKAICKATGRNLAHIKSQTHLTGDLGIVAEQSRVSQRMMFRPAPLNLRGVFQKLKEVAKISGQSKMTLVYDVFVACRLSEARFFIRSLIGKLRIGIAEQSLLTALALALVKKNHHEECKLNKVGDVYKDEIAETTLLLKTTYCQCPNYDIIIPAILKYDIKELSTRCPMHPGMPLRPMLAQPTKGVHEVLERFGGMHITCEWKYDGERAQIHCNEQGEISIFSRNSENNTAKYPDLIARSKNFIKKPVETYIIDSEIVAWDVERKQILPFQVLSTRKRKNVDIDEIKVQVCVYIFDLLYINGMALVTKPLSERRKLLLEHFQEVEGEWKFATALNTNDMDEVQQFLEESVKGNCEGLMVKTLDEEATYEIAKRSRNWLKLKKDYLSNVGDSLDLVVLGGYRGKGRRTGTFGGFLLACYDAENEEYQSICKIGTGFTDEDLKVHSESLGKSVISGPKSYYRYDSSLEPDAWFEPVQVWEVKCADLSLSPIHRAAIGIVDNERGISLRFPRFIRIRDDKSSENATDAQQVANMYQSQDQVKNNQKICTQMDMESEFY; encoded by the exons ATGCAGAAGTCGATAAC ATCGTTTTTTAAGCCAAAAACCGAAGGCGCTGAAGTGCCGGTGACaccaaagaaagaaaa AATAATTACGAAAGAAGAGTCTCCACCGGAAGCAAAGAAGCCAAAAATTAAAAGCGAAGATGAAGAGGACACTGAGAATATCAAGATGGAAACCAGCCAAGACGAGACGAAAGTTCAGCCAAAAACAGAACCGAAATCTCCTGCTGCAAAAAAGGTGACACCAATGCAGTTGAACTCCGCAGCACCAGTTAGCCAGGAGGAGGAAGAAAATTATGACCCCTCAATGGAAACCTATCATCCGCTAAAACATGCCTACTGGAAAGCCAAAGGAGT GACACCGTATTTGGCCTTAGCTCGGACATTTCAGGTTATAGAAGAAACTAAGGGGCGCCTAAAGATGATCGATACCCTTAGCAACTTTTTCTGTTCCGTAATGTTGGTCAGCCCGGAGGATCTCTTGCCCAGCGTTTACCTTAGTATTAACCAATTGGCTCCCGCCTATGAAGGTCTTGAACTGGGCGTAGCAGATACCACATTAATGAAGGCCATATGCAAAGCGACTGGTCGCAATTTGGCACACATTAAATCTCAGACCCACTTGACCGGCGATCTGGGCATAGTGGCTGAACAATCTCGAGTTTCCCAGCGTATGATGTTCAGACCAGCACCTCTGAATCTACGTGGTGTATTCCAAAAGCTCAAGGAGGTTGCGAAGATATCGGGCCAGTCCAAAATGACTCTTGTCTATGATGTATTCGTTGCCTGTCGCCTATCGGaggctcgcttttttattcgTTCGCTAATTGGCAAGTTGCGCATAGGCATTGCAGAGCAGAGTCTTCTAACAGCTCTAGCACTTGCTCTGGTTAAAAAGAACCACCACGAAGAATGCAAACTCAACAAAGTTGGCGATGTGTACAAAGATGAAATAGCTGAGACAACATTGTTGCTGAAAACCACTTATTG TCAATGCCCAAACTATGATATCATCATTCCTGCAATTTTAAAGTACGACATAAAGGAGCTTAGCACCCGTTGTCCCATGCACCCAGGAATGCCACTAAGGCCGATGTTGGCGCAACCAACGAAGGGTGTTCATGAAGTTTTGGAACGTTTTGGTGGAATGCACATTACTTGCGAGTGGAAATACGATGGTGAACGAGCACAGATTCATTGCAATGAGCAGGGAGAGATTAGCATTTTCTCACGCAATTCCGAGAATAATACGGCAAAATATCCAGATTTGATTGCCAGAAGTAAAAACTTTATCAAAAAGCCGGTGGAAACCTATATTATTGATAGTGAAATTGTTGCCTGGGATGTGGAAAGAAAACAGATTTTACCTTTTCAAGTGCTTAGCacaagaaagagaaagaatgTGGATATCGACGAGATAAAGGTTCAAgtctgtgtatatatatttgatttacTTTATATCAACGGCATGGCCCTGGTGACGAAGCCGTTGTCCGAGCGTCGAAAGCTTCTGTTGGAGCATTTCCAGGAGGTCGAGGGTGAATGGAAATTCGCCACTGCTTTGAACACAAATGACATGGATGAGGTGCAACAGTTTCTGGAGGAGTCAGTCAAAGGCAATTGTGAAGGACTCATGGTGAAGACTTTGGATGAAGAGGCGACATATGAAATTGCCAAAAGATCAAGAAATTGGTTAAAACTAAAGAAAGATTATCTTTCCAATGTGGGCGACTCATTGGATCTTGTAGTATTGGGTGGCTATAGAGGCAAAGGACGTCGAACTGGTACTTTTGGCGGCTTTTTGCTTGCTTGCTACGATGCTGAGAATGAGGAATATCAAAGTATCTGCAAAATTGGAACAG GTTTCACAGATGAAGACTTAAAAGTCCATTCGGAATCGTTGGGAAAATCTGTCATTAGTGGTCCCAAATCTTATTACAGATACGATTCCAGTCTTGAACCGGATGCATGGTTTGAACCAGTCCAGGTGTGGGAGGTAAAATGTGCTGATCTTTCGCTTAGTCCGATTCATCGTGCTGCCATTGGCATTGTCGACAATGAACGTGGCATATCCTTGCGATTCCCTCGATTCATACGTATACGCGATGATAAGAGCAGCGAGAATGCCACAGATGCTCAACAGGTGGCCAATATGTACCAGTCACAGGATCAGGttaaaaacaatcaaaaaatatgcacccaaatggatatggaGAGTGAGTTCTACTGA
- the LOC6641014 gene encoding mRNA-decapping enzyme 1B has protein sequence MADESITRMNLSAIKKIDPYAKEIVDSSSHVAFYTFNSEQNEWEKTDVEGAFFIYHRNAEPYHSIFINNRLNTTSFVEPITGSLELQSQPPFLLYRNERSRIRGFWFYNSEECDRISNLVNGLLVNKESNGHAQGPLVMPKFADPKPGTASIFNMLSKAQKEYNAQLNNNNNKPKTAQNENATPGNVLKFFESAKQATAESLFHRVQPLSVDQLEKQQRTVTPNEGGSVQSSSTRDSDFVRASECQLSPFQKVVTSPGQTLSLLSELNIGKPFAEANESTSALITSEEEPGQCLRRLLVGDREKSEAKPALMPPTMFDAPNAKPEVLPQQQQQQPPLNSTQFVQAFTYLIQNDKDFANKLHKAYLNGCSNSLIDANATYQ, from the coding sequence ATGGCGGACGAAAGTATAACTCGTATGAACTTGtcggctattaagaagatcgATCCCTACGCTAAAGAGATTGTTGACTCGTCATCGCATGTTGCCTTCTACACCTTCAACTCAGAGCAGAATGAATGGGAGAAAACTGACGTAGAGGGcgcattttttatttaccaTCGCAATGCCGAGCCGTACCACAGCATATTCATCAACAATCGCCTAAATACAACTTCGTTTGTGGAGCCAATTACAGGAAGCCTTGAATTACAGTCGCAGCCCCCGTTCCTTTTGTATCGCAACGAGCGGTCCCGGATCCGCGGATTCTGGTTCTACAACAGTGAAGAGTGCGACCGCATCAGCAACCTGGTAAACGGTTTACTTGTGAACAAGGAGAGCAACGGACACGCGCAGGGTCCACTTGTTATGCCCAAGTTTGCTGATCCCAAGCCAGGCACTGCAAGCATATTTAATATGCTCAGCAAAGCCCAGAAAGAGTACAATgcacaattaaataataacaataacaagcCCAAGACAGCGCAGAACGAAAACGCAACTCCTGGCAATGTTCTGAAATTCTTTGAATCCGCAAAGCAGGCAACAGCGGAGTCGCTATTTCATCGAGTACAACCATTGTCCGTTGACCAGTTGGAGAAACAGCAACGCACTGTGACCCCAAATGAGGGAGGATCAGTTCAATCCTCCTCCACACGTGATTCCGACTTTGTCCGTGCTTCCGAGTGCCAGCTATCGCCGTTTCAAAAGGTCGTCACAAGTCCCGGTCAAACTTTGTCGCTGCTCAGTGAGCTGAATATTGGAAAACCCTTTGCCGAGGCGAATGAATCAACGTCAGCCTTAATAACGAGCGAAGAGGAGCCTGGTCAGTGCCTTAGAAGATTATTGGTAGGGGACAGAGAAAAATCGGAAGCAAAGCCGGCTCTAATGCCACCTACCATGTTTGACGCACCCAATGCCAAGCCGGAAGTGTTgccccagcagcagcagcagcagccgcctTTAAATTCAACACAGTTTGTCCAGGCGTTCACTTATCTCATACAAAACGATAAGGATTTTGCTAACAAGTTGCATAAAGCCTATCTCAATGGCTGTTCCAATTCGCTAATTGACGCAAATGCAacatatcaataa